A stretch of Caenorhabditis elegans chromosome IV DNA encodes these proteins:
- the unc-77 gene encoding Sodium leak channel NALCN (Confirmed by transcript evidence): MSAPTRLLVAKAAVLSSAMLARKNSSSRGAPGSAAGFGARESIAAISDMLSSQHKKPVRSSYVESDRVEWALKIACTISMITVCIHTPRTIELFQPLNYIILAADFISVSIFMLDSVLRIHYEGIFRCDSSYLSNRWSQFSVFISIIHLLSFLLHCYQLIDNFFPFLHLNYRAWYGAIRSIRPFIIIRLIPLVVKFKLPKNRIEQLLKRSSQQVKNVTLFFVFFMTLYAIFGIQLFGRMDYHCVQPKTDPNNVTIMDLAIPDTMCAPEGIGGYECPAPMVCMQLNLNAKGEGFYGMFNDFGASVFTVYLAASEEGWVYVLYDCMDSLPSYLAFLYFCTLIFFLAWLVKNVFIAVITETFAEIRVQFSEMWQKKEVTLDEGFRKKLEKTDDGWRLIRLDGEVEPEGPKQKLQWMLRSMYFQCFVIIFVVINAIGNAMFVYRHDETDKPRKYNFYLFEVGFTILFNVECIIKILCYGFRNFIRRGIFKFELILCLGSSLNCVKFFYERNYFTYFQTFRLLRLIKASPILEDFVWKIFSPGKKLGGLVIFTIAFICCYSAISLQLFYSVPNLHHFRTFPQAFMSMFQIITQEGWTDFVVEVLRATDDNLVPLVALYFVAYHLFVTLIVLSLFVAVILDNLEMDEELKKVKQLRAREATTSMRSTLPWRLRVFEKFPTRPQMAAMRKADSDFPMPKVRGSFTHQFAVDHSLETTDVIESDFEFPKRIMKSAGKRKISKSGLTFRQIGSTSLRCSLNNLLEKSRSMTGKFLQTAVRNKQFNMYSENGDLSRPSDSAPKKNAKQGEIDIRALQQKRQLAEITRNRIEEDMRENHPFFDRPLFLVGRASQLREFCKKMVHSKYDSQDDGTNGGAKTKKRFKEIRALIGIMPYIDWAMATVTIVSCISMLFESPWPTTGENLVMNNGYLQISDYFFVLSMTFELCVKIIANGLFFTPKAVVRDVGGVMNLFIYFTSVIFLAWMPKHVEINSLAQFLMICRAMRPLRIYTLVPHIRRVVLEFFRGFKEILLVTILMIVVMFIFASFGVQIVGGKLAACNDPTVSSRENCTGVFWQKLFVTRLEVYGKDTEAMHPKIMVPRVWTNPRNFNFDHVGNAMLALFETLSFKGWNVIRDILWSRHGPWAVVFIHIYVFIGCMIGLTLFVGVVIANYTQNRGTALLTVDQRRWHDLKARLKMAQPLHVPPKPSESARLRTKLYDLTMSRWFNQAFALLVVLNSFTLVIPWNVEEEEQRATYVFTVTALAAFMNMLFVIEIILKVIAYTFSGFWQSRRNRVDLLITVFGVIWIFLHFFVALPSSKIDVDVQVELKKFTYTFGYLVVILRFFTIASRNSTLKMLMLTVIMSMFRSFFIITALFLLVLFYAYTGVILFPMVKYGMAVSKHVNFRTASEALVVLFRCLTGEDWNDIMHDCMRSAPFCYWNEGMNYWETDCGNFYGAIIYFCSFYLIITYIVRNLLVAVIMENFSLFYSSEEDALLSYADIRNFQYVWNMVDQEQKRTIPVERVKFLLRLLKGRLEVDPEKDRILFKHMCYEMERLHNGEEVSFHDVLYMLSYRSVDIRKSLQLEELLQREELEFIIEEEVAKQTIRTWLEGCLRKMRNPSQKDAEGVLPFGGGHPVIHSSGHSSISHEETVAQRLRFENIRGDSVDTEETESSEEETPPPIRKKAAVKNRRGSIPDVLSRTGLFQEAARKFMVGSSSEKKQVKSRSPETVQLLPKRANSEIRKGSGQPKNFHLQLNVYDLPDVEERGEDSPFSPKNLSDDFNGEHSPLVITPSLPVPPTHGSPRPLMPCETTKDIEKWWNSLVD, encoded by the exons ATGTCCGCGCCTACCAGGCTACTGG tggCCAAAGCGGCGGTCCTGTCGTCTGCGATGCTGGCGCGTAAGAACTCATCATCGCGTGGAGCACCGGGCTCAGCCGCAGGGTTCGGTGCTCGGGAGAGCATTGCAGCCATATCAGATATGCTCAGTTCACAACACAAGAAACCAGTCAGGAGCA gttaCGTGGAAAGTGACCGAGTGGAATGGGCTCTCAAAATAGCATGTACAATATCTATGATtact gtctgCATTCACACTCCACGAACGATCGAACTGTTTCAGCCACTGAACTATATAATACTGGCGGCCGACTTTATATcagtatcaatttttatgctGGATTCAGTGTTACGAATCCATTATGAAGGCATTTTTCGA tgcgaTTCCTCATATTTATCAAATCGCTGGTCACAATTTTCTGTCTTCATCTCGATCATACATTTACTCTCGTTTCTTCTTCATTGTTATCAACTTATTG acaatttttttccatttctacATCTTAACTACCGTGCCTGGTACGGTGCGATTCGGTCGATTCGACCGTTTATTATAATCAGATTGATACCGTTAGTAGTCAAATTCAAGTTACCAAAGAATAGGATTGAGCAGTTGTTAAA acgaTCATCCCAACAAGTGAAGAATGTTAcattgttttttgtatttttcatgaCATTAtatgcaatttttggaattcaattGTTTGGGAGAATGGACTATCATTGTGTTCAGCCAA aaaCCGATCCGAATAATGTGACAATAATGGATCTGGCGATTCCTGATACAATGTGTGCTCCAGAAGGAATTGGAGGTTACGAATGTCCTGCTCCAATGGTTTGTATGCAATTGAATTTAAATGCCAAAGGAGAAGGATTCTATGGAATGTTCAATGATTTTGGAGCAAGTGTGTTCACTGTATATCTAGCAGCTTCTGAAGAAGGATGGGTATATGTTCTGTATGATTGTATGGACTCACTTCCTTCGTATTTGgcatttctctatttttgtaCACTGATATTCTTCTTGGCTTGGCttgtcaaaaatgttttcattgcTGTAATCACTGAAACATTTGCTGAAATTCGAGTCCAGTTCAGTGAAATGTGGCAGAAAAAGGAGGTTACGTTGGATGAAGGATTTCggaagaaattagaaaaaactgATGATGGATGGAGATTGATAAGATTGGATGGAGAAGTTGAACCAGAAGGACCAAAGCAGAAATTACAATGG atgcttCGAAGTATGTATTTCCAATGTTTTGTGATAATATTCGTGGTCATCAATGCAATTGGAAATGCAATGTTTGTCTACCGTCATGATGAAACAGATAAAccaagaaaatataatttttatcttTTCGAAGTTGGATTCACAATACTTTTCAATGTTGAATGTATCATCAAGATTCTTTGCTAtggatttcgaaattttattcgAAGAGGAATATTCAAATTCGAGCTGATTTTATGTCTAGGAAGCTCGCTGAATtgtgtgaaatttttctaCGAACGAAATtatttcacatattttcaaacatttcgtCTTTTGAGACTAATCAAAGCGTCGCCGATTCTCGAAGACTTTGTGTGGAAGATTTTCAGTCCTGGGAAGAAATTAGGAGGTCTCGTGATTTTCACAATTGCATTCATTTGCTGTTACTCTGCAATTTCTCTTCAACTTTTCTATTCGGTGCCGAATCTTCATCACTTTCGGACCTTTCCGCAG gcgTTCATGTCAATGTTTCAAATCATAACACAAGAAGGATGGACAGATTTTGTGGTTGAAGTTTTGAGAGCAACTGACGATAATTTGGTACCTCTTGTGGCTCTCTATTTTGTCGCATACCATCTTTTTGTCACTTTG attgtGCTCTCCCTGTTCGTTGCCGTAATTCTTGATAACTTGGAAATGGACGAAGAGCTCAAAAAAGTGAAGCAACTAAGAGCACGAGAAGCAACTACTTCGATGAGATCAACACTTCCATGGAGACTtcgagtttttgagaaattcccGACAAGACCACAAATGGCGGCAATGAGAAA AGCCGACAGTGACTTTCCAATGCCAAAAGTTCGAGGAAGCTTCACACATCAATTTGCGGTAGATCATAGCTTAGAAACCACAGATGTCATTGAATCCG atttcgaatttccaaagCGCATAATGAAGTCGGCTGGTAAacgaaaaatctcaaaaagtggTCTAACATTCCGTCAAATTGGCTCAACATCTCTTCGTTGCAGTTTAAATAATCTTCTTGA GAAATCTCGCTCGATGACTGGAAAGTTTTTGCAAACCGCTGTGAGAAACAAGCAATTCAACATGTATAGTGAGAATGGGGACCTCTCAAGACCATCTGATTCAGCTCCAAAAAAGAACGCGAAACAGGGAGAAATCGATATTAGAGCATTGCAGCAGAAGAGACAATTGGCGGAGATTACTAG AAACCGAATTGAAGAGGACATGAGAGAAAACCATCCATTTTTCGATCGACCTCTTTTTCTTGTTGGCCGAGCTTCTCAACTACgggaattttgtaaaaagatGGTACATTCCAAATATGATAGTCAGGATGATGGGACAAATGGAGGtgcaaaaacaaagaaaagatTCAAAGAAATTCGAGCTTTAATTGGAATTATGCCGTATATTGATTGGGCAATGGCCACTGTTACAATTGTTTCTTGTATTTCAATGTTATTTGAAAGTCCGTGGCCGACAACTGGAGAGAATTTAGTGATGAATAATGGATATTTGCAG atcagtgactacttttttgttttgtcaaTGACATTTGAATTATGCGTGAAAATCATTGCAAATGGTCTGTTTTTCACTCCAAAAGCCGTTGTTCGAGATGTCGGAGGAGTCatgaatttattcatttatttt acaTCTGTAATATTTCTGGCTTGGATGCCAAAACACGTTGAAATCAACAGTTTGGCGcagtttttgatgatttgtaGAGCAATGCGGCCGTTGAG AATCTACACTCTGGTCCCCCACATTCGTCGTGTAGTTCTCGAATTCTTTCGTGGATTTAAAGAAATCCTTTTGGTAACCATATTGATGATAGTCGtcatgtttatttttgcaagttttggAGTTCAAATTGTTGGAGGAAAGCTGGCTGCATGTAATGATCCGACTGTTTCATCAAGA gaaaactGTACTGGTGTCTTCTGGCAGAAGCTCTTCGTAACTCGCCTGGAAGTTTATGGAAAAGACACAGAAGCAATGCATCCAAAAATAATGGTGCCAAGAGTTTGGACAAACCctcgaaatttcaactttgatCATGTCGGAAACGCAATGTTGGCTCTTTTTGAAACGTTAAGCTTCAAAGGATGGAATGTGATTCGAGATATTTTATGGAGTAGACATGGACCATGGGCTGTTGTATTTATTCATATTTATGTATTTATTGGATGTATGATTGGATTGACACTTTTCGTTGGCGTCGTCATTGCGAATTACACTCAAAATCGAGGAACAGCTCTTTTAACAGTTGACCAAAGAAGATGGCATGATCTAAAAGCCAGGCTGAAAATGGCTCAGCCACTTCACGTTCCACCGAAACCATCTGAATCGGCACGTCTTCGAACGAAACTTTATGATTTAACAATGAGTAGATGGTTTAATCAAGCATTTGCATTACTTGTTGTTTTAAATTCATTCACTCTAGTAATTCCATGGAatgttgaagaagaagaacaaagAGCAACATATGTATTCACTGTAACTGCTTTAGCAGCATTTATGAATATGTTATTTGTTATcgagattattttaaaagtcatTGCATACACTTTCTCTGGATTTTGGCAATCACGAAGAAATCGAGTGGATTTATTGATCACAGTTTTCGGagttatttggatttttcttcacttttttgtggCTCTTCCGTCATCGAAAATCGATGTTGATGTTCAAGTGGAGTTGAAGAAATTCACTTATACATTTGGATATCTCGTCgttattttgagatttttcactattgcaa GCCGAAATTCGACGCTAAAAATGTTGATGTTAACTGTAATTATGTCAATGTTTCGATCATTCTTCATTATCACTGCTCTCTTTCTTTTGGTCTTATTCTACGCGTACACTGGAGTCATTTTGTTTCCAATGGTTAAATATGGAATGGCAGTTAGCAA ACACGTAAACTTCCGAACTGCATCAGAAGCATTGGTCGTTTTGTTTCGATGTTTAACTGGAGAGGATTGGAATGATATTATGCATGATTGTATG AGAAGCGCCCCATTCTGTTATTGGAATGAAGGAATGAATTATTGGGAGACTGATTGTGGAAATTTCTATGGAGCAATCATCTacttttgctctttttatCTCATCATCACGTATATTGTCAGAAATCTTCTTGTtg CCGTCATCATGGAAAACTTCTCATTATTCTACTCATCCGAAGAAGATGCTCTTCTCAGTTATGCagatattcgaaattttcaatatgtttGGAATATGGTTGATCAAGAACAAAAACGAACAATTCCAGTAGAAAGAGTAAAGTTTCTATTGAGATTATTGAAAGGAAGACTTGAAGTTGACCCGGAAAAAGATCGGATTTTGTTCAAGCATATGTGCTACGAAATGGAACGGTTGCATAATGGAGAGGAAGTTTCATTTCACGATGTTCTCTA TATGCTATCCTATCGATCAGTTGATATTCGAAAATCTTTGCAACTTGAAGAATTGTTACAAAGAGAAGAACTCGAGTTTATAATTGAAGAAGAAGTCGCAAAACAAACAATCAGAACATGGCTGGAAGGATGTCTTCGTAAAATGAGAAATCCAAGTCAAAAAGATGCAGAAGGAGTACTTCCATTTGGTGGAGGACATCCGGTTATTCATTCATCAGGacattcttcaatttcacATGAGGAAACTGTTGCACAAAGACttcgatttgaaaatattcgagGAGATAGTGTTGATACAGAAGAGACGGAGAGTAGTGAAGAAGAAACTCCACCTCCAATAAGGAAGAAGGCTGCTGTTAAGAATCGAAGAGGAAGTATTCCAGATGTTCTTTCG agaactgGTCTCTTTCAAGAAGCTGCTCGAAAGTTCATGGTTGGTAGCTCGAGTGAGAAAAAACAAGTCAag TCGCGATCGCCTGAAACCGTCCAGTTGCTTCCGAAACGAGCTAATTCTGAAATCCGAAAGGGTTCCGGACAGCCAAAGAATTTTCAT ctcCAGCTAAACGTCTATGATCTACCTGACGTAGAAGAACGTGGAGAAGATTCTCCATTTTCTCCCAAAAACTTGTCTGATGATTTTAATGGAGAGCATTCACCATTG GTGATAACTCCATCCTTGCCTGTACCACCGACACATGGAAGCCCTCGACCACTTATGCCATGTGAAACGACaaaagatattgaaaaatggtgGAATTCCCTTGTTGAttag
- the unc-77 gene encoding Sodium leak channel NALCN (Confirmed by transcript evidence) — translation MSERKKSLITTINNQRKYSQVAKAAVLSSAMLARKNSSSRGAPGSAAGFGARESIAAISDMLSSQHKKPVRSSYVESDRVEWALKIACTISMITVCIHTPRTIELFQPLNYIILAADFISVSIFMLDSVLRIHYEGIFRCDSSYLSNRWSQFSVFISIIHLLSFLLHCYQLIDNFFPFLHLNYRAWYGAIRSIRPFIIIRLIPLVVKFKLPKNRIEQLLKRSSQQVKNVTLFFVFFMTLYAIFGIQLFGRMDYHCVQPKTDPNNVTIMDLAIPDTMCAPEGIGGYECPAPMVCMQLNLNAKGEGFYGMFNDFGASVFTVYLAASEEGWVYVLYDCMDSLPSYLAFLYFCTLIFFLAWLVKNVFIAVITETFAEIRVQFSEMWQKKEVTLDEGFRKKLEKTDDGWRLIRLDGEVEPEGPKQKLQWMLRSMYFQCFVIIFVVINAIGNAMFVYRHDETDKPRKYNFYLFEVGFTILFNVECIIKILCYGFRNFIRRGIFKFELILCLGSSLNCVKFFYERNYFTYFQTFRLLRLIKASPILEDFVWKIFSPGKKLGGLVIFTIAFICCYSAISLQLFYSVPNLHHFRTFPQAFMSMFQIITQEGWTDFVVEVLRATDDNLVPLVALYFVAYHLFVTLIVLSLFVAVILDNLEMDEELKKVKQLRAREATTSMRSTLPWRLRVFEKFPTRPQMAAMRKADSDFPMPKVRGSFTHQFAVDHSLETTDVIESDFEFPKRIMKSAGKRKISKSGLTFRQIGSTSLRCSLNNLLEKSRSMTGKFLQTAVRNKQFNMYSENGDLSRPSDSAPKKNAKQGEIDIRALQQKRQLAEITRNRIEEDMRENHPFFDRPLFLVGRASQLREFCKKMVHSKYDSQDDGTNGGAKTKKRFKEIRALIGIMPYIDWAMATVTIVSCISMLFESPWPTTGENLVMNNGYLQISDYFFVLSMTFELCVKIIANGLFFTPKAVVRDVGGVMNLFIYFTSVIFLAWMPKHVEINSLAQFLMICRAMRPLRIYTLVPHIRRVVLEFFRGFKEILLVTILMIVVMFIFASFGVQIVGGKLAACNDPTVSSRENCTGVFWQKLFVTRLEVYGKDTEAMHPKIMVPRVWTNPRNFNFDHVGNAMLALFETLSFKGWNVIRDILWSRHGPWAVVFIHIYVFIGCMIGLTLFVGVVIANYTQNRGTALLTVDQRRWHDLKARLKMAQPLHVPPKPSESARLRTKLYDLTMSRWFNQAFALLVVLNSFTLVIPWNVEEEEQRATYVFTVTALAAFMNMLFVIEIILKVIAYTFSGFWQSRRNRVDLLITVFGVIWIFLHFFVALPSSKIDVDVQVELKKFTYTFGYLVVILRFFTIASRNSTLKMLMLTVIMSMFRSFFIITALFLLVLFYAYTGVILFPMVKYGMAVSKHVNFRTASEALVVLFRCLTGEDWNDIMHDCMRSAPFCYWNEGMNYWETDCGNFYGAIIYFCSFYLIITYIVRNLLVAVIMENFSLFYSSEEDALLSYADIRNFQYVWNMVDQEQKRTIPVERVKFLLRLLKGRLEVDPEKDRILFKHMCYEMERLHNGEEVSFHDVLYMLSYRSVDIRKSLQLEELLQREELEFIIEEEVAKQTIRTWLEGCLRKMRNPSQKDAEGVLPFGGGHPVIHSSGHSSISHEETVAQRLRFENIRGDSVDTEETESSEEETPPPIRKKAAVKNRRGSIPDVLSRTGLFQEAARKFMVGSSSEKKQVKLQLNVYDLPDVEERGEDSPFSPKNLSDDFNGEHSPLVITPSLPVPPTHGSPRPLMPCETTKDIEKWWNSLVD, via the exons ATGTCGGAACGAAAAAAGAGTCTGATCACTACGATCAAtaatcaaagaaaatattcacaAG tggCCAAAGCGGCGGTCCTGTCGTCTGCGATGCTGGCGCGTAAGAACTCATCATCGCGTGGAGCACCGGGCTCAGCCGCAGGGTTCGGTGCTCGGGAGAGCATTGCAGCCATATCAGATATGCTCAGTTCACAACACAAGAAACCAGTCAGGAGCA gttaCGTGGAAAGTGACCGAGTGGAATGGGCTCTCAAAATAGCATGTACAATATCTATGATtact gtctgCATTCACACTCCACGAACGATCGAACTGTTTCAGCCACTGAACTATATAATACTGGCGGCCGACTTTATATcagtatcaatttttatgctGGATTCAGTGTTACGAATCCATTATGAAGGCATTTTTCGA tgcgaTTCCTCATATTTATCAAATCGCTGGTCACAATTTTCTGTCTTCATCTCGATCATACATTTACTCTCGTTTCTTCTTCATTGTTATCAACTTATTG acaatttttttccatttctacATCTTAACTACCGTGCCTGGTACGGTGCGATTCGGTCGATTCGACCGTTTATTATAATCAGATTGATACCGTTAGTAGTCAAATTCAAGTTACCAAAGAATAGGATTGAGCAGTTGTTAAA acgaTCATCCCAACAAGTGAAGAATGTTAcattgttttttgtatttttcatgaCATTAtatgcaatttttggaattcaattGTTTGGGAGAATGGACTATCATTGTGTTCAGCCAA aaaCCGATCCGAATAATGTGACAATAATGGATCTGGCGATTCCTGATACAATGTGTGCTCCAGAAGGAATTGGAGGTTACGAATGTCCTGCTCCAATGGTTTGTATGCAATTGAATTTAAATGCCAAAGGAGAAGGATTCTATGGAATGTTCAATGATTTTGGAGCAAGTGTGTTCACTGTATATCTAGCAGCTTCTGAAGAAGGATGGGTATATGTTCTGTATGATTGTATGGACTCACTTCCTTCGTATTTGgcatttctctatttttgtaCACTGATATTCTTCTTGGCTTGGCttgtcaaaaatgttttcattgcTGTAATCACTGAAACATTTGCTGAAATTCGAGTCCAGTTCAGTGAAATGTGGCAGAAAAAGGAGGTTACGTTGGATGAAGGATTTCggaagaaattagaaaaaactgATGATGGATGGAGATTGATAAGATTGGATGGAGAAGTTGAACCAGAAGGACCAAAGCAGAAATTACAATGG atgcttCGAAGTATGTATTTCCAATGTTTTGTGATAATATTCGTGGTCATCAATGCAATTGGAAATGCAATGTTTGTCTACCGTCATGATGAAACAGATAAAccaagaaaatataatttttatcttTTCGAAGTTGGATTCACAATACTTTTCAATGTTGAATGTATCATCAAGATTCTTTGCTAtggatttcgaaattttattcgAAGAGGAATATTCAAATTCGAGCTGATTTTATGTCTAGGAAGCTCGCTGAATtgtgtgaaatttttctaCGAACGAAATtatttcacatattttcaaacatttcgtCTTTTGAGACTAATCAAAGCGTCGCCGATTCTCGAAGACTTTGTGTGGAAGATTTTCAGTCCTGGGAAGAAATTAGGAGGTCTCGTGATTTTCACAATTGCATTCATTTGCTGTTACTCTGCAATTTCTCTTCAACTTTTCTATTCGGTGCCGAATCTTCATCACTTTCGGACCTTTCCGCAG gcgTTCATGTCAATGTTTCAAATCATAACACAAGAAGGATGGACAGATTTTGTGGTTGAAGTTTTGAGAGCAACTGACGATAATTTGGTACCTCTTGTGGCTCTCTATTTTGTCGCATACCATCTTTTTGTCACTTTG attgtGCTCTCCCTGTTCGTTGCCGTAATTCTTGATAACTTGGAAATGGACGAAGAGCTCAAAAAAGTGAAGCAACTAAGAGCACGAGAAGCAACTACTTCGATGAGATCAACACTTCCATGGAGACTtcgagtttttgagaaattcccGACAAGACCACAAATGGCGGCAATGAGAAA AGCCGACAGTGACTTTCCAATGCCAAAAGTTCGAGGAAGCTTCACACATCAATTTGCGGTAGATCATAGCTTAGAAACCACAGATGTCATTGAATCCG atttcgaatttccaaagCGCATAATGAAGTCGGCTGGTAAacgaaaaatctcaaaaagtggTCTAACATTCCGTCAAATTGGCTCAACATCTCTTCGTTGCAGTTTAAATAATCTTCTTGA GAAATCTCGCTCGATGACTGGAAAGTTTTTGCAAACCGCTGTGAGAAACAAGCAATTCAACATGTATAGTGAGAATGGGGACCTCTCAAGACCATCTGATTCAGCTCCAAAAAAGAACGCGAAACAGGGAGAAATCGATATTAGAGCATTGCAGCAGAAGAGACAATTGGCGGAGATTACTAG AAACCGAATTGAAGAGGACATGAGAGAAAACCATCCATTTTTCGATCGACCTCTTTTTCTTGTTGGCCGAGCTTCTCAACTACgggaattttgtaaaaagatGGTACATTCCAAATATGATAGTCAGGATGATGGGACAAATGGAGGtgcaaaaacaaagaaaagatTCAAAGAAATTCGAGCTTTAATTGGAATTATGCCGTATATTGATTGGGCAATGGCCACTGTTACAATTGTTTCTTGTATTTCAATGTTATTTGAAAGTCCGTGGCCGACAACTGGAGAGAATTTAGTGATGAATAATGGATATTTGCAG atcagtgactacttttttgttttgtcaaTGACATTTGAATTATGCGTGAAAATCATTGCAAATGGTCTGTTTTTCACTCCAAAAGCCGTTGTTCGAGATGTCGGAGGAGTCatgaatttattcatttatttt acaTCTGTAATATTTCTGGCTTGGATGCCAAAACACGTTGAAATCAACAGTTTGGCGcagtttttgatgatttgtaGAGCAATGCGGCCGTTGAG AATCTACACTCTGGTCCCCCACATTCGTCGTGTAGTTCTCGAATTCTTTCGTGGATTTAAAGAAATCCTTTTGGTAACCATATTGATGATAGTCGtcatgtttatttttgcaagttttggAGTTCAAATTGTTGGAGGAAAGCTGGCTGCATGTAATGATCCGACTGTTTCATCAAGA gaaaactGTACTGGTGTCTTCTGGCAGAAGCTCTTCGTAACTCGCCTGGAAGTTTATGGAAAAGACACAGAAGCAATGCATCCAAAAATAATGGTGCCAAGAGTTTGGACAAACCctcgaaatttcaactttgatCATGTCGGAAACGCAATGTTGGCTCTTTTTGAAACGTTAAGCTTCAAAGGATGGAATGTGATTCGAGATATTTTATGGAGTAGACATGGACCATGGGCTGTTGTATTTATTCATATTTATGTATTTATTGGATGTATGATTGGATTGACACTTTTCGTTGGCGTCGTCATTGCGAATTACACTCAAAATCGAGGAACAGCTCTTTTAACAGTTGACCAAAGAAGATGGCATGATCTAAAAGCCAGGCTGAAAATGGCTCAGCCACTTCACGTTCCACCGAAACCATCTGAATCGGCACGTCTTCGAACGAAACTTTATGATTTAACAATGAGTAGATGGTTTAATCAAGCATTTGCATTACTTGTTGTTTTAAATTCATTCACTCTAGTAATTCCATGGAatgttgaagaagaagaacaaagAGCAACATATGTATTCACTGTAACTGCTTTAGCAGCATTTATGAATATGTTATTTGTTATcgagattattttaaaagtcatTGCATACACTTTCTCTGGATTTTGGCAATCACGAAGAAATCGAGTGGATTTATTGATCACAGTTTTCGGagttatttggatttttcttcacttttttgtggCTCTTCCGTCATCGAAAATCGATGTTGATGTTCAAGTGGAGTTGAAGAAATTCACTTATACATTTGGATATCTCGTCgttattttgagatttttcactattgcaa GCCGAAATTCGACGCTAAAAATGTTGATGTTAACTGTAATTATGTCAATGTTTCGATCATTCTTCATTATCACTGCTCTCTTTCTTTTGGTCTTATTCTACGCGTACACTGGAGTCATTTTGTTTCCAATGGTTAAATATGGAATGGCAGTTAGCAA ACACGTAAACTTCCGAACTGCATCAGAAGCATTGGTCGTTTTGTTTCGATGTTTAACTGGAGAGGATTGGAATGATATTATGCATGATTGTATG AGAAGCGCCCCATTCTGTTATTGGAATGAAGGAATGAATTATTGGGAGACTGATTGTGGAAATTTCTATGGAGCAATCATCTacttttgctctttttatCTCATCATCACGTATATTGTCAGAAATCTTCTTGTtg CCGTCATCATGGAAAACTTCTCATTATTCTACTCATCCGAAGAAGATGCTCTTCTCAGTTATGCagatattcgaaattttcaatatgtttGGAATATGGTTGATCAAGAACAAAAACGAACAATTCCAGTAGAAAGAGTAAAGTTTCTATTGAGATTATTGAAAGGAAGACTTGAAGTTGACCCGGAAAAAGATCGGATTTTGTTCAAGCATATGTGCTACGAAATGGAACGGTTGCATAATGGAGAGGAAGTTTCATTTCACGATGTTCTCTA TATGCTATCCTATCGATCAGTTGATATTCGAAAATCTTTGCAACTTGAAGAATTGTTACAAAGAGAAGAACTCGAGTTTATAATTGAAGAAGAAGTCGCAAAACAAACAATCAGAACATGGCTGGAAGGATGTCTTCGTAAAATGAGAAATCCAAGTCAAAAAGATGCAGAAGGAGTACTTCCATTTGGTGGAGGACATCCGGTTATTCATTCATCAGGacattcttcaatttcacATGAGGAAACTGTTGCACAAAGACttcgatttgaaaatattcgagGAGATAGTGTTGATACAGAAGAGACGGAGAGTAGTGAAGAAGAAACTCCACCTCCAATAAGGAAGAAGGCTGCTGTTAAGAATCGAAGAGGAAGTATTCCAGATGTTCTTTCG agaactgGTCTCTTTCAAGAAGCTGCTCGAAAGTTCATGGTTGGTAGCTCGAGTGAGAAAAAACAAGTCAag ctcCAGCTAAACGTCTATGATCTACCTGACGTAGAAGAACGTGGAGAAGATTCTCCATTTTCTCCCAAAAACTTGTCTGATGATTTTAATGGAGAGCATTCACCATTG GTGATAACTCCATCCTTGCCTGTACCACCGACACATGGAAGCCCTCGACCACTTATGCCATGTGAAACGACaaaagatattgaaaaatggtgGAATTCCCTTGTTGAttag